In Capsicum annuum cultivar UCD-10X-F1 chromosome 7, UCD10Xv1.1, whole genome shotgun sequence, one genomic interval encodes:
- the LOC107876841 gene encoding uncharacterized protein LOC107876841, with translation MTKVMIQLELLTKYVMGAPTKTLNTMASKFYEEEESTSLDEEIQYLTNYPKKHVNEEALKSQEGNKEELMLSENVKDEEGDPKVVENDKVQNNSFLTIKIPSPLPQRLKNKDDNAKFKIFLAKLSNLSINILLLEAIQEIPGNTTLMRKLISKKRPVEGDAIEVTYGCSPIMSSTIEKKEDQGDFTIPCTIGTHMFEKALCDLDASINLMPYVIYRRLGLGTPTLTMIRLLMVDWSIKRPIGVLFDVAIVDLELGEIKFRVKDGEGHFRVCKTKKQPMELQVVSVIDVENTGVDAGSIEDPT, from the exons ATGACAAAAGTTATGATACAATTGGAGTTGCTAACGAAGTatgtgatgggtgcacccacGAAAACGTTAAACACCATGGCATCTAAGTTCTATGAGGAGGAGGAGTCCACGAGTCTTGATGAGGAGATTCAGTATTTAACTAACTATCCG AAAAAACATGTGAATGAGGAGGCTTTGAAGTCTCAAGAGGGAAACAAAGAAGAATTAATGCTAAGTGAAAATGTGAAAGATGAAGAGGGAGATCCGAAGGTAGTGGAAAATGATAAAGTGCAAAATAATTCGTTTCTTACCATAAAGATTCCTTCTCCATTACCTCAAAGACTCAAAAATAAAGATGACAATGCCAAGTTCAAAATATTCCTTGCAAAGCTTAGCAACCTGTCTATTAATATCCTGTTACTTGAGGCTATCCAAGAAATCCCGGGGAATACTACGCTTATGAGGAAATTGATATCGAAAAAGAGGCCTGTTGAGGGTGACGCCATTGAAGTGACCTATGGGTGTAGCCCTATCATGTCCAGTACGATAGAAAAAAAAGAGGACCAAGGGGACTTTACAATTCCATGCACCATTGGGACACATATGTTTGAAAAAGCTTTATGTGACCTTGAtgcaagtataaatcttatgcctTATGTAATATATCGGAGGCTTGGCTTAGGCACCCCTACTCTAACAATGATAAGGCTTTTGATGGTGGACTGGTCTATCAAGAGACCGATTGGGGTCTTGTTTGACGT AGCTATCGTTGATTTAGAATTGGGTGAAATAAAGTTTAGGGTCAAAGATGGTGAAGGTCACTTTCGGGTGTGCAAAACAAAGAAACAACCCATGGAGCTTCAAGTGGTATCAGTTATTGATGTTGAGAACACGGGGGTGGATGCTGGGTCCATTGAGGATCCAACTTGA